A window from Myripristis murdjan chromosome 11, fMyrMur1.1, whole genome shotgun sequence encodes these proteins:
- the snapin gene encoding SNARE-associated protein Snapin → MESLNLNASDATSLPASVCLCGSQAAEMAAVALLETPTGKDAIAEGLLDLLKPAVQQLDLHVHSVRESQVELREHIDNLATELCRINEHQKVALDLDPYVKKLLNARRRVVLVNNILQNAQERLRRLNHNVAKETARRKTMLEASGVFTSRSPSKP, encoded by the exons atggagaGTCTTAACCTTAACGCCAGCGACGCAACGTCACTTCCTGCCAGTGTCTGCTTGTGTGGTTCTCAGGCTGCTGAAATGGCTGCCGTGGCTCTGCTGGAGACTCCCACTGGGAAAGATGCTATCGCCGAGGGACTGCTCGACCTCTTGAAGCCAGCTGTCCAGCAGCTCGACCTGCATGTACACTCAGTGAG gGAGAGCCAGGTAGAACTGAGAGAACATATAGACAATCTGGCAACAG AGTTGTGCAGGATAAATGAACACCAGAAGGTGGCGTTAGACCTGGACCCTTATGTTAAGAAGCTGCTCAATGCAAGACGCAGGGTAGTGCTGGTGAACAACATACTGCAGAACGCTCAG GAGCGCCTGAGGAGGCTCAACCACAATGTGGCCAAGGAGACGGCACGAAGAAAGACCATGCTGGAGGCTTCAGGAGTGTTCACCTCACGCTCCCCCAGCAAACCCTGa
- the chtopa gene encoding chromatin target of PRMT1a, giving the protein MSATSSQKVVLKSTTKVSLNERFTNMLKNKQPTAVSIRATMQQQHMASARNRRLAQQMENRPSVQAALHHKQSLKQRLGKSNIQARLGRPVGALMRGGAPGGRGGMRGMARGGLRGRLRGGTMRGALSLRGKRVATGGSMRGRGSAGHLALRRGGRHRGGAPGRGGALPRGAARGGARGRGGLRGRGGFAGRGGRGRGRGRGAGRPAVTREQLDNQLDAYMSKTKGHLDAELDAYMAQADPDGME; this is encoded by the exons ATGAGTGCAACCTCCTCCCAAAAAGTTGTGCTGAAAAGCACCACCAAAGTGTCCCTGAATGAGCG CTTCACTAACATGCTGAAGAACAAGCAGCCCACTGCGGTGAGCATTCGGGCcaccatgcagcagcagcacatggcTAGCGCCCGCAACCGTCGACTCGCCCAGCAGATGGAGAACCGGCCCTCAGTGCAGGCTGCTCTGCATCACAAGCAG AGCCTGAAGCAGCGTTTGGGGAAGAGCAACATCCAGGCCAGGCTGGGCCGGCCGGTCGGGGCCCTGATGCGTGGAGGAGCTCCTGGAGGCCGAGGAGGAATGCGGGGCATGGCCAGGGGAGGTCTCCGAGGACGCCTGAGAGGAGGAACAATGAGAGGAGCTCTGTCCCTCAGAG GGAAGCGAGTGGCAACGGGCGGCTCCATGCGAGGCCGTGGGTCCGCAGGCCACCTGGCACTGCGTAGGGGAGGCCGCCACCGAGGAGGAGCTCCTGGTCGAGGAGGAGCTTTGCCACGAGGGGCAGCACGTGGAGGAGCTCGAG GACGTGGGGGCCTGCGTGGGCGTGGTGGCTTCGCAGGCCGGGGCGGCCGTGGCCGTGGACGAGGCCGAGGAGCAGGCCGGCCGGCTGTGACCCGTGAACAGCTGGATAACCAGCTGGATGCCTATATGTCAAAGACCAAAGGTCACCTAGATGCTGAACTGGATGCTTACATGGCCCAGGCTGACCCCGATGGCATGGAGTGA